From the genome of Hymenobacter sp. PAMC 26628, one region includes:
- a CDS encoding carboxypeptidase-like regulatory domain-containing protein, translated as MLLKGTIVDAATKEPLPFTSIGLKDEQVGALSNEHGQFVVPAPTKNAQDTLLIMALGYLRKTVLVKRGAALDNFTIEVPKQAVALKEVTVKAGKIKNAALGARTNNPGEGMIQGQAGSQYAFFVKNDKQKKLGAVRTVSFYIGENGFPREPFRVRIYKADGNYNAPNTDLLTENVVVSAPQGGQWYTVDLTPYNVVAPDEGFFVAMEWVVSGDKFFTTNFMDDYTPYGQIMKPTFEFKESRTWTYSIGKGWNLMTLANGTGQRYNAMIKADVDMIK; from the coding sequence GTGCTACTTAAGGGCACCATCGTGGACGCAGCCACCAAGGAGCCCTTGCCCTTCACGTCCATTGGCCTGAAGGACGAGCAGGTGGGGGCCCTGAGCAACGAGCACGGCCAGTTTGTGGTGCCCGCGCCTACCAAAAACGCGCAGGACACGCTGCTCATCATGGCCCTGGGCTACTTGCGCAAAACCGTGCTCGTGAAGCGCGGCGCCGCCCTCGACAACTTCACCATTGAAGTGCCCAAGCAAGCCGTGGCACTGAAAGAAGTGACGGTGAAGGCCGGCAAAATAAAAAACGCGGCCCTGGGGGCCCGTACCAACAACCCCGGCGAGGGCATGATCCAGGGCCAGGCGGGTTCGCAATACGCCTTCTTTGTGAAGAACGACAAGCAGAAAAAGCTGGGGGCCGTGCGCACCGTGTCGTTCTACATCGGCGAGAACGGCTTTCCGCGCGAGCCGTTCCGGGTGCGGATTTACAAGGCCGACGGCAACTACAACGCCCCCAACACCGACCTGCTGACCGAGAACGTGGTGGTGTCGGCCCCGCAGGGCGGCCAGTGGTACACGGTGGACCTGACGCCCTACAACGTGGTGGCGCCCGACGAAGGATTTTTTGTGGCGATGGAATGGGTGGTGAGCGGCGACAAGTTCTTCACCACCAACTTCATGGACGATTACACGCCCTACGGCCAGATCATGAAGCCCACGTTTGAATTCAAGGAGAGCCGCACCTGGACCTACAGCATCGGCAAGGGCTGGAACCTGATGACGCTGGCCAACGGCACCGGCCAGCGCTACAATGCCATGATCAAGGCCGACGTGGACATGATTAAGTAA
- the feoB gene encoding ferrous iron transport protein B — MAEAWTTAAAAAVGPGAPEASARPMRIALIGNPNSGKTSLFNQLTGLNQKVGNFPGVTVDRKSGWAQLTPARRAEIVDLPGTYSLYPKSLDERVITDLLYDPSSTSYPDFVVVTVDASNLRRSLLLFSQLADLGLPAILALNMTDVAARHGVHIDLGALEAELGVPVVPMNARSGSGVAALKIVMAERLAAPPVRFWQPDSAVHPLVQRLRSHFQLHSDYLALHYAQQAEYLAFLSAEDRAYVQGLVQEYAFDGTAQQASETIGRYARINEILLETVTVTRTEQREPVSNRIDRVLTHRVGGYLIFLAVLFLLFQAIFAWAQYPMDLIDQGIGALSGWLQNTLPPGPLTRLLTEGVLAGLGGVLIFIPQIALLFAFLAVLEETGYMARVTFLMDKLMRPFGLSGKSVVPLISGLACAVPAIMGARTIESWKDRMITIFVTPLMSCSARIPVYTVLVALVVPDERVGFFNLRGVVLMGLYLLGLLSALGSAWLLKVLLKARERSYFIMEFPVYKWPRWKNVGLTIYQKVQAFVWQAGQVIVAISVLLWGLASYGPGQRQEVAEAQARREAAVHRWTPAELGRQVASARLENSYAGSFGHALEPAIRPLGFDWKIGIALLTSFAAREVFVGTMSTIYSVGQDADMGTVQQKLRAEKGLDGQPFFTPARAFSLLVFYVFAMQCMSTLAVTYRETKSWRWPAAQLVYMTGLAYAASVFVWQIWGS, encoded by the coding sequence ATGGCAGAGGCTTGGACAACTGCGGCGGCGGCGGCCGTGGGCCCAGGGGCCCCGGAAGCGTCGGCGCGGCCCATGCGCATCGCCCTCATCGGCAACCCCAACTCGGGCAAAACTTCGCTCTTTAACCAGCTCACCGGCCTCAACCAAAAGGTGGGCAACTTCCCCGGCGTGACCGTGGACCGCAAGAGCGGCTGGGCGCAGCTCACGCCCGCCCGCCGCGCCGAGATTGTGGACCTGCCCGGCACGTACTCGCTCTACCCCAAAAGCCTCGACGAGCGCGTCATCACCGACCTGCTCTACGACCCGTCGTCTACGAGCTACCCCGATTTTGTGGTGGTAACGGTGGACGCCAGCAACCTGCGCCGCAGTTTGCTGCTGTTCAGCCAATTGGCTGATCTGGGCCTGCCCGCCATCCTGGCCCTGAACATGACCGACGTGGCCGCGCGCCACGGCGTGCACATCGACCTGGGGGCCCTGGAGGCCGAGCTGGGCGTGCCCGTGGTGCCCATGAACGCGCGCAGCGGCAGCGGCGTGGCGGCCCTCAAAATTGTGATGGCCGAACGCCTGGCCGCCCCGCCCGTGCGCTTCTGGCAGCCCGATTCGGCGGTGCACCCGCTGGTGCAGCGGCTGCGCTCCCACTTCCAGCTGCACAGCGACTACCTGGCGCTGCACTACGCCCAACAGGCCGAGTACCTGGCTTTCCTCAGCGCCGAAGACCGCGCCTACGTGCAGGGCCTGGTGCAGGAATACGCCTTCGACGGCACGGCCCAGCAGGCCAGCGAAACCATCGGGCGCTACGCCCGCATCAACGAGATTCTGCTCGAAACCGTGACGGTGACGCGCACCGAGCAGCGCGAGCCCGTCAGCAACCGCATCGACCGGGTGCTCACGCACCGCGTCGGCGGCTACCTGATTTTTCTGGCCGTTTTGTTCCTGCTGTTCCAGGCCATTTTCGCCTGGGCGCAGTACCCGATGGACCTGATTGACCAAGGCATTGGGGCCCTGAGCGGCTGGCTGCAAAACACGCTGCCGCCGGGGCCCCTCACGCGCCTGCTGACGGAGGGCGTGCTGGCCGGCCTGGGCGGCGTGCTCATCTTCATTCCGCAAATTGCGCTGCTCTTCGCCTTCCTGGCGGTGCTGGAGGAAACCGGCTACATGGCCCGCGTTACCTTCCTCATGGACAAGCTGATGCGGCCCTTTGGGCTGAGCGGCAAGAGCGTGGTGCCGCTGATTTCGGGGCTGGCCTGCGCCGTGCCGGCCATCATGGGGGCCCGGACGATTGAGAGCTGGAAGGACCGCATGATCACCATTTTCGTGACGCCCCTCATGTCGTGCTCGGCGCGCATTCCGGTGTACACGGTGCTGGTGGCGCTGGTGGTGCCCGACGAGCGCGTGGGCTTTTTCAACCTGCGCGGCGTGGTGCTGATGGGCCTGTACCTGCTCGGCCTGCTCTCGGCCCTGGGCTCTGCCTGGCTCCTGAAAGTGCTGCTGAAGGCCCGCGAGCGGAGCTACTTCATCATGGAGTTTCCGGTGTATAAGTGGCCGCGCTGGAAGAACGTGGGCCTCACCATCTACCAAAAAGTGCAGGCCTTCGTGTGGCAGGCCGGGCAGGTGATTGTGGCCATCTCGGTGCTGCTGTGGGGCCTGGCCAGCTACGGCCCCGGCCAGCGCCAGGAAGTGGCCGAAGCCCAGGCCCGCCGCGAGGCCGCCGTCCACCGCTGGACGCCCGCCGAGCTGGGCCGCCAGGTGGCCTCGGCCCGCCTCGAAAATTCCTACGCCGGCTCGTTCGGCCACGCACTGGAGCCGGCCATCCGCCCGCTGGGCTTCGACTGGAAAATCGGCATCGCGCTGCTCACCTCCTTCGCCGCCCGCGAGGTATTCGTGGGCACCATGAGCACCATCTACAGCGTGGGTCAGGACGCCGACATGGGCACCGTGCAGCAGAAGCTGCGGGCCGAAAAAGGGCTCGATGGCCAGCCGTTTTTCACGCCGGCGCGGGCGTTTTCGCTGCTCGTGTTCTACGTCTTCGCCATGCAGTGCATGAGCACGCTGGCCGTGACCTACCGCGAAACCAAAAGCTGGCGCTGGCCCGCCGCCCAGCTCGTGTACATGACCGGCCTGGCCTACGCCGCCTCCGTATTTGTCTGGCAAATCTGGGGCAGCTAA
- a CDS encoding FeoA family protein encodes MAAPSPVPTPRRTARDLRVGETGTICCLEDPVMALRLLDMGCVPGVTVRLSGRAPFGDPLMLVLGDEEYTLSLRGSEAATILLKD; translated from the coding sequence GTGGCTGCTCCTTCCCCCGTCCCTACTCCCCGGCGCACGGCCCGCGACTTGCGCGTGGGCGAAACCGGCACCATTTGCTGCCTCGAAGACCCCGTGATGGCCCTGCGCCTGCTCGACATGGGCTGCGTGCCCGGCGTGACGGTGCGCCTGAGCGGCCGCGCCCCCTTCGGCGACCCGCTGATGCTGGTGCTCGGCGACGAGGAGTACACGCTCTCGCTGCGCGGCAGCGAGGCGGCCACCATCTTGCTTAAGGACTAA
- a CDS encoding TolC family protein — MKFFYLFIISVLAFAPVRAQGPTATDSLTLAAVVAQAQGRAAVGQQARTNRETGYWTYRAYQANYRPQLGLTGVLPNFNRLIAPVVQPDGTTAFQSVRYNNSTLGVAVTQNIGLTGGQVVLGSQVQRFDNFNGGTKQYNNQPFTLGLTQPIGYFNPLRWARAVEPLRYRESQRQFAEDRETVAQRATELYFDVLVQQVNAAVAAQNARATAELLRVGQERYRLGRLSQSDLIQLELNLLNAQQAQTQAGLDAENAAVALAAYAGLPGPQAGAIAALAVPVPAPVPPVVPAEALAQARQHRAAPLAFQRRLLLAARDVAYARGTTGFQATLLANLGYVNQADRLSASYLSLQNQQQVSLAFSLPLVDWGRRQSLVRTAELNRDQEQRNVAQDEATFAQTVLVQARQLGPLGQQVGLAARADSLAQRRYAITRATYEAGRLSLTDLIIAQAAKDGARRGYILALRAGWVAHYRLRALTLYDFDRQVALSDDPS, encoded by the coding sequence ATGAAATTCTTCTACTTATTCATAATCAGCGTGCTGGCCTTCGCGCCCGTCCGTGCCCAGGGCCCCACTGCCACCGACAGCCTGACACTGGCCGCCGTGGTGGCCCAGGCCCAGGGCCGCGCCGCCGTGGGCCAGCAGGCGCGCACCAACCGCGAAACCGGCTACTGGACCTACCGCGCCTACCAGGCCAACTACCGCCCGCAACTGGGCCTGACGGGCGTGCTGCCGAACTTCAACCGCCTGATTGCGCCGGTGGTGCAGCCCGATGGCACCACGGCCTTCCAGTCGGTGCGCTACAACAACTCGACGCTGGGCGTGGCCGTGACGCAGAACATTGGCCTGACGGGCGGGCAGGTGGTGCTGGGTTCGCAGGTGCAGCGGTTCGACAACTTCAACGGCGGCACCAAGCAGTATAACAACCAGCCCTTTACGCTAGGTTTGACGCAGCCCATCGGCTACTTCAACCCGCTGCGCTGGGCCCGGGCCGTGGAGCCGCTGCGCTACCGCGAAAGCCAGCGCCAGTTTGCCGAAGACCGCGAAACCGTGGCCCAGCGCGCCACCGAGCTGTACTTCGACGTGCTGGTGCAGCAGGTGAACGCCGCCGTGGCCGCCCAAAATGCCCGCGCCACCGCCGAGCTGCTGCGCGTAGGCCAGGAGCGCTACCGCCTGGGCCGCCTCTCGCAGAGCGACTTAATTCAGCTGGAGCTGAACTTGCTCAACGCCCAGCAGGCCCAAACCCAGGCTGGCCTTGACGCCGAAAACGCCGCCGTGGCCCTGGCCGCCTACGCCGGGCTGCCGGGGCCCCAGGCTGGAGCCATTGCCGCGCTGGCCGTGCCGGTGCCCGCGCCGGTACCGCCCGTGGTGCCCGCCGAGGCCCTGGCCCAGGCCCGCCAGCACCGCGCCGCGCCCCTGGCCTTCCAGCGCCGGCTGCTGCTGGCGGCCCGCGACGTGGCCTACGCCCGCGGCACCACCGGCTTCCAGGCCACACTGCTGGCCAACCTGGGCTACGTGAACCAGGCCGACCGCCTGAGCGCCAGTTACCTGAGCCTGCAAAACCAGCAGCAAGTCAGCCTAGCCTTCAGCCTGCCGCTCGTGGACTGGGGCCGCCGCCAAAGCCTCGTGCGCACCGCCGAGCTGAACCGCGACCAGGAGCAGCGCAACGTGGCCCAGGACGAGGCCACCTTTGCCCAAACCGTGCTGGTGCAGGCCCGCCAGCTGGGGCCCCTGGGCCAGCAGGTGGGCCTGGCCGCCCGCGCCGATTCGCTGGCCCAGCGCCGCTACGCCATCACCCGCGCCACCTACGAGGCCGGCCGCCTCAGCCTCACCGACTTAATCATCGCCCAGGCGGCCAAGGACGGGGCCCGGCGCGGCTACATCCTGGCCCTGCGCGCCGGCTGGGTAGCCCACTACCGCCTGCGGGCCCTCACGCTCTACGATTTTGACCGCCAAGTTGCCCTCAGCGACGACCCTTCCTAA
- a CDS encoding carboxypeptidase-like regulatory domain-containing protein yields the protein MLKKLLFLLLSAGLLPGLARAQEGRITGRVVNQTTKDPVAFASISLRDEGTGALTNEYGYFQLAMPERSLDDSVVVEALGFRRTAIRVKRGANMEDLIIELPKQSVRLAEVTVKAAQMKPALLGAHTTAPGLGMIQGLPGSQYAALMKNDKQKKFGYIRSVSFYIGENGFPREPFRVRLYRADGNYNAPNSDLLLDNVVVSAARGGGWFDVDLTSYNIPAPDEGFYVAMEWIVSGDKFYTTNFMDNYTPYGQILRPTFEFKDSRTWLYAIGRGWSLITLANGASRYNAMIRAEVDATK from the coding sequence ATGCTGAAGAAACTACTTTTTCTCCTATTAAGCGCCGGCTTGCTGCCGGGCCTGGCCCGCGCCCAGGAGGGCCGCATCACCGGCCGCGTAGTGAACCAGACCACCAAAGACCCCGTGGCGTTTGCTTCCATTAGCCTGCGCGACGAGGGCACCGGGGCCCTCACCAACGAGTACGGCTACTTCCAGCTGGCTATGCCCGAGCGCAGCCTCGACGATTCGGTCGTCGTTGAGGCGCTGGGCTTCCGGCGCACGGCCATCCGCGTGAAGCGCGGGGCCAACATGGAGGACCTCATCATTGAGCTGCCCAAGCAGAGCGTGCGGCTGGCCGAGGTGACGGTGAAGGCCGCTCAGATGAAGCCGGCCCTGCTGGGGGCCCACACCACGGCCCCCGGCCTGGGCATGATCCAGGGCTTGCCCGGCTCGCAGTACGCGGCCCTGATGAAGAACGACAAGCAGAAAAAATTCGGCTACATCCGGTCGGTGTCGTTCTACATCGGTGAGAACGGCTTCCCGCGCGAGCCGTTTCGCGTGCGCCTCTACCGGGCCGACGGCAACTACAACGCTCCGAACTCGGACCTGCTGCTCGACAACGTGGTGGTGTCGGCTGCCCGCGGCGGCGGCTGGTTCGACGTGGACCTGACTTCGTACAACATCCCGGCCCCCGACGAAGGATTTTACGTGGCCATGGAGTGGATTGTGAGCGGCGACAAGTTCTACACCACCAACTTTATGGACAACTACACGCCCTACGGCCAAATCCTGCGGCCCACCTTCGAGTTCAAGGACAGCCGCACCTGGCTCTACGCCATCGGCCGCGGCTGGAGCCTGATTACCCTGGCCAACGGCGCCTCGCGCTACAACGCCATGATCCGGGCCGAAGTGGACGCCACCAAGTAG
- a CDS encoding efflux RND transporter periplasmic adaptor subunit has product MDRALAPSVQTNRRRRQWLLGLGALALAVAGWWALRKALQPSLRRADVLTARVETGDVEAALTAAGTIIPAHEAVISSPIASTIRRVAVAVGAQVAPGQTILELDKEASQGALAKLDDEQLRNQNKNDQLRLALEGHLNDLGAQAASQAVKVRSLQSTLRDEQHLLEIGGGTAEAVRQAELNLAVARLEADRLARQLANQRRASAADVRELGYTVSMQQRSIAELAGKLRQADISSPQPGVLTWVNDNLGAAVPAGEPLARVADLSRFRVRATLSDAYAGQLHPGDPVVVRANGTDLRGTVASISPAVDKGVVTFYAQLANDHAPALRANLRADVFVITRAHPHVLRLKNGPFYQGGQEQAVFVVRGGKALRKVVRFGDSNFDYVQITSGLQAGDEVVVSDMKDHLETPELALHD; this is encoded by the coding sequence ATGGACAGAGCCCTTGCCCCATCCGTTCAAACGAACCGCCGCCGCCGCCAGTGGCTGCTGGGCCTGGGGGCCCTGGCGCTGGCCGTGGCCGGCTGGTGGGCCCTGCGCAAAGCCTTGCAGCCCAGCCTGCGCCGCGCCGACGTGCTGACGGCCCGCGTGGAAACCGGCGACGTGGAAGCGGCCCTCACCGCGGCCGGCACCATCATCCCGGCGCACGAAGCGGTGATTTCCAGCCCCATTGCCAGCACCATCCGGCGGGTGGCGGTGGCCGTGGGGGCCCAGGTGGCGCCCGGCCAAACCATTCTGGAGCTTGATAAAGAAGCCTCACAGGGGGCCCTGGCCAAGCTCGACGACGAGCAGCTGCGCAACCAGAACAAGAACGACCAGCTGCGCCTGGCCCTCGAAGGCCACCTCAACGACCTGGGGGCCCAGGCGGCCTCGCAGGCCGTGAAGGTCAGGAGCTTGCAATCGACGCTGCGCGACGAGCAGCACTTGCTGGAAATTGGCGGCGGTACGGCCGAGGCCGTGCGCCAGGCTGAGCTGAACCTGGCCGTGGCCCGCCTCGAAGCCGACCGCCTGGCCCGCCAGCTCGCCAACCAGCGCCGGGCCAGCGCCGCCGACGTGCGCGAGCTGGGCTACACCGTGTCGATGCAGCAGCGCAGCATTGCCGAGCTGGCCGGCAAGCTGCGGCAGGCCGACATCAGCAGCCCCCAGCCGGGCGTGCTGACCTGGGTGAACGACAACCTGGGGGCCGCCGTGCCCGCCGGCGAGCCCCTGGCCCGGGTGGCAGACCTGAGCCGCTTCCGGGTGCGGGCCACGCTGTCAGACGCTTACGCGGGCCAGCTGCACCCCGGCGACCCCGTGGTGGTGCGCGCCAACGGCACCGACCTGCGCGGCACCGTGGCCAGCATCAGCCCGGCCGTGGACAAGGGCGTGGTGACCTTTTACGCCCAGCTGGCCAACGACCACGCCCCGGCCCTGCGCGCCAACCTGCGCGCCGACGTGTTCGTCATCACCCGGGCCCACCCGCATGTGCTGCGCCTCAAAAACGGCCCCTTCTACCAGGGCGGGCAGGAGCAGGCGGTGTTCGTGGTGCGCGGTGGCAAGGCCCTGCGGAAAGTGGTGCGCTTCGGCGACAGCAACTTCGATTACGTGCAGATAACCAGCGGCCTGCAAGCCGGCGACGAGGTAGTGGTGTCGGACATGAAAGACCACCTGGAAACGCCCGAGCTGGCACTCCACGACTAA